Proteins from a genomic interval of Anas platyrhynchos isolate ZD024472 breed Pekin duck chromosome 4, IASCAAS_PekinDuck_T2T, whole genome shotgun sequence:
- the FBXL5 gene encoding F-box/LRR-repeat protein 5 isoform X3: MVIPKNAGVKTCGCLLSKTNFSNNNDFRALLQSLYATFKEFKMHEQIENECIIGLLQQRSRTVYNVHSDNKLSEMLSLFEKGLKNVKNEYEQLNYAKQLKERLEAFTRDFLPHMKEEEEVFQPMLMEYFTYEELKDIKKKVIAQHCSQKEAAEFRGLSKWNQAEELQKVFKYSVDEKADQETEVTGHTTNITNLPPEVMVTIFSYLNPQELCQCSQVSTEWSQLAKTGSLWKHLYPVRWARGDWYSGPAADTETEPDEEWVKNRKDECRAFQEWDEDADIDESEEAAEDSLAINIAQMEKRLLHGLIQNVLPHVGSSVKTLVLAYSSAVSSKMVRQILELCPNLEYLDLTQTDVSDSAFESWSSLGCCQNLRHLDLSGCEKITDVAIERISRALGIISTHHNRGFLKGCRNRNAKTLWKNREITLQSSKKYNCLHEINNEDFIEGRDSEHHWTDADSSENFSSAYVWMLDADDLADIEDAAEWRHRNVEGFCLMEPTSPINCPASCCSRAIYGLRTRGWQQHCASTDLIYCGHSFCCAGTALRTIQALPESSALCRKTIRTKQSEKKDLTYSGSEKPDEETARVLQFLSLSGCYQITDRALRALTLGGGLPHLEHLNLSGCLTVTGAGLQDLVAACPSLNDEHFYYCDNINGPHAETASGCQNLQCGFRACCRSGE, encoded by the exons ATGGTAATACCTAAAAATGCAGGAGTGAAAACTTGTGGCTGCCTG cTGTCCAAGACCAACTTCTCCAACAACAATGACTTTCGGGCTCTTCTGCAATCCCTCTATGCCACCTTCAAGGAATTCAAAATGCATGAGCAGATTGAAAATGAGTGTATCATTGGCTTACTTCAGCAACGGAGCCGGACAGTGTACAACGTGCACTCAGACAACAAACTCTCTGAGATGCTCAGCTTGTTTGAGAAAGGGTTAAAGAATGTAAAG aatgaaTATGAACAGCTAAACTATGCGAAACAGCTGAAGGAAAGATTGGAAGCCTTTACCAGGGATTTCCTTCCTCAtatgaaagaggaagaggag gtTTTTCAGCCAATGTTGATGGAATACTTTACTTATGAAGAACTGAAAGATATTAAGAAGAAAGTAATTGCACAACACTGCTCACAAAAGGAGGCTGCAGAATTCAGAGGTCTTAGTAAGTGGAATCAAGCTGAAGAGCTTCAGAAGGTCTTTAAGTATTCTGTGGATGAGAAGGCAGATCAAG AAACCGAAGTAACAGGGCACACCACAAATATTACTAATCTTCCTCCTGAAGTAATGGTGACCATTTTCAGTTACCTTAACCCCCAAGAGTTATGTCAGTGTAGTCAAGTAAGCACTGAATGGTCACAGTTGGCTAAAACTGGATCTCTTTGGAAGCATCTTTATCCTGTTCGCTGGGCCAGAG GTGATTGGTATAGTGGTCCTGCAGCAGATACTGAGACAGAACCTGATGAGGAATGggtgaaaaatagaaaagatgaATGTCGTGCTTTCCAGGAATGGGATGAAGATGCTGACATAGATGAATCTG aagaagCAGCTGAAGATTCACTTGCCATTAATATAGCACAAATGGAAAAACGTTTGCTTCATGGCTTAATTCAAAATGTCCTCCCACATGTAGGCTCCTCAGTGAAGACATTAGTACTAGCCTACAGTTCTGCAGTGTCTAGCAAAATG GTTAGACAGATCCTGGAGCTTTGTCCCAACTTGGAATATTTGGATCTCACTCAAACTGATGTTTCAGACTCTGCATTTGAAAG TTGGTCTTCACTTGGTTGTTGTCAAAATCTTCGCCACCTTGATCTGTCTGGATGTGAAAAAATCACGGATGTGGCGATAGAGAGGATTTCCAGAGCTCTGGGCATCATATCAACTCACCATAACAGGGGTTTTCTAAAAGGCTGCAGAAACAGGAATGCTAAGACCTTGTGGAAAAACAGAGAGATTACTCTGCAGTCCAGCAAGAAGTATAATTGTTTGCATGAAATCAACAATGAAGACTTTATCGAGGGGAGAGACAGTGAGCATCATTGGACTGACGCTGACAGCTCAGAAAACTTCAGTTCTGCGTACGTGTGGATGCTAGATGCAGATGATTTAGCTGACATCGAAGATGCTGCAGAGTGGAGACACAGGAATGTTGAAGGGTTTTGCCTCATGGAACCAACATCCCCTATTAATTGTCCTGCATCTTGCTGCAGTAGAGCCATTTATGGCTTAAGGACTAGAGGgtggcagcagcactgtgctTCTACTGACTTGATTTACTGCGGTCACTCATTTTGTTGTGCTGGGACGGCACTAAGAACTATTCAAGCACTTCCAGAGTCCTCTGCACTGTGTAGGAAAACAATAAGGACTAAACAGTCAGAGAAAAAAGACTTAACATACTCTGGGAGTGAAAAACCAGATGAAGAGACTGCACGAGTTCTTCAGTTTCTCAGTCTGTCTGGGTGTTACCAGATCACAGACCGTGCTCTCAG GGCGCTGACTCTGGGAGGAGGACTGCCACACTTGGAACACCTCAACCTCTCGGGTTGTCTCACTGTCACTGGGGCAGGCCTGCAGGATTTAGTTGCTGCATGCCCTTCGCTAAACGATGAACACTTTTACTACTGTGACAACATTAACG GTCCTCATGCTGAAACCGCCAGTGGATGCCAGAATTTGCAGTGTGGTTTTCGGGCCTGCTGCCGCTCTGGCGAATGA
- the FBXL5 gene encoding F-box/LRR-repeat protein 5 isoform X2 has translation MRAGGVSPPPLAPPVPAGLYGENMAPFPEEVDVFSAPHWRMKQLVGLYCDKLSKTNFSNNNDFRALLQSLYATFKEFKMHEQIENECIIGLLQQRSRTVYNVHSDNKLSEMLSLFEKGLKNVKNEYEQLNYAKQLKERLEAFTRDFLPHMKEEEEVFQPMLMEYFTYEELKDIKKKVIAQHCSQKEAAEFRGLKTEVTGHTTNITNLPPEVMVTIFSYLNPQELCQCSQVSTEWSQLAKTGSLWKHLYPVRWARGDWYSGPAADTETEPDEEWVKNRKDECRAFQEWDEDADIDESEEAAEDSLAINIAQMEKRLLHGLIQNVLPHVGSSVKTLVLAYSSAVSSKMVRQILELCPNLEYLDLTQTDVSDSAFESWSSLGCCQNLRHLDLSGCEKITDVAIERISRALGIISTHHNRGFLKGCRNRNAKTLWKNREITLQSSKKYNCLHEINNEDFIEGRDSEHHWTDADSSENFSSAYVWMLDADDLADIEDAAEWRHRNVEGFCLMEPTSPINCPASCCSRAIYGLRTRGWQQHCASTDLIYCGHSFCCAGTALRTIQALPESSALCRKTIRTKQSEKKDLTYSGSEKPDEETARVLQFLSLSGCYQITDRALRALTLGGGLPHLEHLNLSGCLTVTGAGLQDLVAACPSLNDEHFYYCDNINGPHAETASGCQNLQCGFRACCRSGE, from the exons cTGTCCAAGACCAACTTCTCCAACAACAATGACTTTCGGGCTCTTCTGCAATCCCTCTATGCCACCTTCAAGGAATTCAAAATGCATGAGCAGATTGAAAATGAGTGTATCATTGGCTTACTTCAGCAACGGAGCCGGACAGTGTACAACGTGCACTCAGACAACAAACTCTCTGAGATGCTCAGCTTGTTTGAGAAAGGGTTAAAGAATGTAAAG aatgaaTATGAACAGCTAAACTATGCGAAACAGCTGAAGGAAAGATTGGAAGCCTTTACCAGGGATTTCCTTCCTCAtatgaaagaggaagaggag gtTTTTCAGCCAATGTTGATGGAATACTTTACTTATGAAGAACTGAAAGATATTAAGAAGAAAGTAATTGCACAACACTGCTCACAAAAGGAGGCTGCAGAATTCAGAGGTCTTA AAACCGAAGTAACAGGGCACACCACAAATATTACTAATCTTCCTCCTGAAGTAATGGTGACCATTTTCAGTTACCTTAACCCCCAAGAGTTATGTCAGTGTAGTCAAGTAAGCACTGAATGGTCACAGTTGGCTAAAACTGGATCTCTTTGGAAGCATCTTTATCCTGTTCGCTGGGCCAGAG GTGATTGGTATAGTGGTCCTGCAGCAGATACTGAGACAGAACCTGATGAGGAATGggtgaaaaatagaaaagatgaATGTCGTGCTTTCCAGGAATGGGATGAAGATGCTGACATAGATGAATCTG aagaagCAGCTGAAGATTCACTTGCCATTAATATAGCACAAATGGAAAAACGTTTGCTTCATGGCTTAATTCAAAATGTCCTCCCACATGTAGGCTCCTCAGTGAAGACATTAGTACTAGCCTACAGTTCTGCAGTGTCTAGCAAAATG GTTAGACAGATCCTGGAGCTTTGTCCCAACTTGGAATATTTGGATCTCACTCAAACTGATGTTTCAGACTCTGCATTTGAAAG TTGGTCTTCACTTGGTTGTTGTCAAAATCTTCGCCACCTTGATCTGTCTGGATGTGAAAAAATCACGGATGTGGCGATAGAGAGGATTTCCAGAGCTCTGGGCATCATATCAACTCACCATAACAGGGGTTTTCTAAAAGGCTGCAGAAACAGGAATGCTAAGACCTTGTGGAAAAACAGAGAGATTACTCTGCAGTCCAGCAAGAAGTATAATTGTTTGCATGAAATCAACAATGAAGACTTTATCGAGGGGAGAGACAGTGAGCATCATTGGACTGACGCTGACAGCTCAGAAAACTTCAGTTCTGCGTACGTGTGGATGCTAGATGCAGATGATTTAGCTGACATCGAAGATGCTGCAGAGTGGAGACACAGGAATGTTGAAGGGTTTTGCCTCATGGAACCAACATCCCCTATTAATTGTCCTGCATCTTGCTGCAGTAGAGCCATTTATGGCTTAAGGACTAGAGGgtggcagcagcactgtgctTCTACTGACTTGATTTACTGCGGTCACTCATTTTGTTGTGCTGGGACGGCACTAAGAACTATTCAAGCACTTCCAGAGTCCTCTGCACTGTGTAGGAAAACAATAAGGACTAAACAGTCAGAGAAAAAAGACTTAACATACTCTGGGAGTGAAAAACCAGATGAAGAGACTGCACGAGTTCTTCAGTTTCTCAGTCTGTCTGGGTGTTACCAGATCACAGACCGTGCTCTCAG GGCGCTGACTCTGGGAGGAGGACTGCCACACTTGGAACACCTCAACCTCTCGGGTTGTCTCACTGTCACTGGGGCAGGCCTGCAGGATTTAGTTGCTGCATGCCCTTCGCTAAACGATGAACACTTTTACTACTGTGACAACATTAACG GTCCTCATGCTGAAACCGCCAGTGGATGCCAGAATTTGCAGTGTGGTTTTCGGGCCTGCTGCCGCTCTGGCGAATGA
- the FBXL5 gene encoding F-box/LRR-repeat protein 5 isoform X1 has product MRAGGVSPPPLAPPVPAGLYGENMAPFPEEVDVFSAPHWRMKQLVGLYCDKLSKTNFSNNNDFRALLQSLYATFKEFKMHEQIENECIIGLLQQRSRTVYNVHSDNKLSEMLSLFEKGLKNVKNEYEQLNYAKQLKERLEAFTRDFLPHMKEEEEVFQPMLMEYFTYEELKDIKKKVIAQHCSQKEAAEFRGLSKWNQAEELQKVFKYSVDEKADQETEVTGHTTNITNLPPEVMVTIFSYLNPQELCQCSQVSTEWSQLAKTGSLWKHLYPVRWARGDWYSGPAADTETEPDEEWVKNRKDECRAFQEWDEDADIDESEEAAEDSLAINIAQMEKRLLHGLIQNVLPHVGSSVKTLVLAYSSAVSSKMVRQILELCPNLEYLDLTQTDVSDSAFESWSSLGCCQNLRHLDLSGCEKITDVAIERISRALGIISTHHNRGFLKGCRNRNAKTLWKNREITLQSSKKYNCLHEINNEDFIEGRDSEHHWTDADSSENFSSAYVWMLDADDLADIEDAAEWRHRNVEGFCLMEPTSPINCPASCCSRAIYGLRTRGWQQHCASTDLIYCGHSFCCAGTALRTIQALPESSALCRKTIRTKQSEKKDLTYSGSEKPDEETARVLQFLSLSGCYQITDRALRALTLGGGLPHLEHLNLSGCLTVTGAGLQDLVAACPSLNDEHFYYCDNINGPHAETASGCQNLQCGFRACCRSGE; this is encoded by the exons cTGTCCAAGACCAACTTCTCCAACAACAATGACTTTCGGGCTCTTCTGCAATCCCTCTATGCCACCTTCAAGGAATTCAAAATGCATGAGCAGATTGAAAATGAGTGTATCATTGGCTTACTTCAGCAACGGAGCCGGACAGTGTACAACGTGCACTCAGACAACAAACTCTCTGAGATGCTCAGCTTGTTTGAGAAAGGGTTAAAGAATGTAAAG aatgaaTATGAACAGCTAAACTATGCGAAACAGCTGAAGGAAAGATTGGAAGCCTTTACCAGGGATTTCCTTCCTCAtatgaaagaggaagaggag gtTTTTCAGCCAATGTTGATGGAATACTTTACTTATGAAGAACTGAAAGATATTAAGAAGAAAGTAATTGCACAACACTGCTCACAAAAGGAGGCTGCAGAATTCAGAGGTCTTAGTAAGTGGAATCAAGCTGAAGAGCTTCAGAAGGTCTTTAAGTATTCTGTGGATGAGAAGGCAGATCAAG AAACCGAAGTAACAGGGCACACCACAAATATTACTAATCTTCCTCCTGAAGTAATGGTGACCATTTTCAGTTACCTTAACCCCCAAGAGTTATGTCAGTGTAGTCAAGTAAGCACTGAATGGTCACAGTTGGCTAAAACTGGATCTCTTTGGAAGCATCTTTATCCTGTTCGCTGGGCCAGAG GTGATTGGTATAGTGGTCCTGCAGCAGATACTGAGACAGAACCTGATGAGGAATGggtgaaaaatagaaaagatgaATGTCGTGCTTTCCAGGAATGGGATGAAGATGCTGACATAGATGAATCTG aagaagCAGCTGAAGATTCACTTGCCATTAATATAGCACAAATGGAAAAACGTTTGCTTCATGGCTTAATTCAAAATGTCCTCCCACATGTAGGCTCCTCAGTGAAGACATTAGTACTAGCCTACAGTTCTGCAGTGTCTAGCAAAATG GTTAGACAGATCCTGGAGCTTTGTCCCAACTTGGAATATTTGGATCTCACTCAAACTGATGTTTCAGACTCTGCATTTGAAAG TTGGTCTTCACTTGGTTGTTGTCAAAATCTTCGCCACCTTGATCTGTCTGGATGTGAAAAAATCACGGATGTGGCGATAGAGAGGATTTCCAGAGCTCTGGGCATCATATCAACTCACCATAACAGGGGTTTTCTAAAAGGCTGCAGAAACAGGAATGCTAAGACCTTGTGGAAAAACAGAGAGATTACTCTGCAGTCCAGCAAGAAGTATAATTGTTTGCATGAAATCAACAATGAAGACTTTATCGAGGGGAGAGACAGTGAGCATCATTGGACTGACGCTGACAGCTCAGAAAACTTCAGTTCTGCGTACGTGTGGATGCTAGATGCAGATGATTTAGCTGACATCGAAGATGCTGCAGAGTGGAGACACAGGAATGTTGAAGGGTTTTGCCTCATGGAACCAACATCCCCTATTAATTGTCCTGCATCTTGCTGCAGTAGAGCCATTTATGGCTTAAGGACTAGAGGgtggcagcagcactgtgctTCTACTGACTTGATTTACTGCGGTCACTCATTTTGTTGTGCTGGGACGGCACTAAGAACTATTCAAGCACTTCCAGAGTCCTCTGCACTGTGTAGGAAAACAATAAGGACTAAACAGTCAGAGAAAAAAGACTTAACATACTCTGGGAGTGAAAAACCAGATGAAGAGACTGCACGAGTTCTTCAGTTTCTCAGTCTGTCTGGGTGTTACCAGATCACAGACCGTGCTCTCAG GGCGCTGACTCTGGGAGGAGGACTGCCACACTTGGAACACCTCAACCTCTCGGGTTGTCTCACTGTCACTGGGGCAGGCCTGCAGGATTTAGTTGCTGCATGCCCTTCGCTAAACGATGAACACTTTTACTACTGTGACAACATTAACG GTCCTCATGCTGAAACCGCCAGTGGATGCCAGAATTTGCAGTGTGGTTTTCGGGCCTGCTGCCGCTCTGGCGAATGA
- the FBXL5 gene encoding F-box/LRR-repeat protein 5 isoform X4 encodes MLSKTNFSNNNDFRALLQSLYATFKEFKMHEQIENECIIGLLQQRSRTVYNVHSDNKLSEMLSLFEKGLKNVKNEYEQLNYAKQLKERLEAFTRDFLPHMKEEEEVFQPMLMEYFTYEELKDIKKKVIAQHCSQKEAAEFRGLSKWNQAEELQKVFKYSVDEKADQETEVTGHTTNITNLPPEVMVTIFSYLNPQELCQCSQVSTEWSQLAKTGSLWKHLYPVRWARGDWYSGPAADTETEPDEEWVKNRKDECRAFQEWDEDADIDESEEAAEDSLAINIAQMEKRLLHGLIQNVLPHVGSSVKTLVLAYSSAVSSKMVRQILELCPNLEYLDLTQTDVSDSAFESWSSLGCCQNLRHLDLSGCEKITDVAIERISRALGIISTHHNRGFLKGCRNRNAKTLWKNREITLQSSKKYNCLHEINNEDFIEGRDSEHHWTDADSSENFSSAYVWMLDADDLADIEDAAEWRHRNVEGFCLMEPTSPINCPASCCSRAIYGLRTRGWQQHCASTDLIYCGHSFCCAGTALRTIQALPESSALCRKTIRTKQSEKKDLTYSGSEKPDEETARVLQFLSLSGCYQITDRALRALTLGGGLPHLEHLNLSGCLTVTGAGLQDLVAACPSLNDEHFYYCDNINGPHAETASGCQNLQCGFRACCRSGE; translated from the exons cTGTCCAAGACCAACTTCTCCAACAACAATGACTTTCGGGCTCTTCTGCAATCCCTCTATGCCACCTTCAAGGAATTCAAAATGCATGAGCAGATTGAAAATGAGTGTATCATTGGCTTACTTCAGCAACGGAGCCGGACAGTGTACAACGTGCACTCAGACAACAAACTCTCTGAGATGCTCAGCTTGTTTGAGAAAGGGTTAAAGAATGTAAAG aatgaaTATGAACAGCTAAACTATGCGAAACAGCTGAAGGAAAGATTGGAAGCCTTTACCAGGGATTTCCTTCCTCAtatgaaagaggaagaggag gtTTTTCAGCCAATGTTGATGGAATACTTTACTTATGAAGAACTGAAAGATATTAAGAAGAAAGTAATTGCACAACACTGCTCACAAAAGGAGGCTGCAGAATTCAGAGGTCTTAGTAAGTGGAATCAAGCTGAAGAGCTTCAGAAGGTCTTTAAGTATTCTGTGGATGAGAAGGCAGATCAAG AAACCGAAGTAACAGGGCACACCACAAATATTACTAATCTTCCTCCTGAAGTAATGGTGACCATTTTCAGTTACCTTAACCCCCAAGAGTTATGTCAGTGTAGTCAAGTAAGCACTGAATGGTCACAGTTGGCTAAAACTGGATCTCTTTGGAAGCATCTTTATCCTGTTCGCTGGGCCAGAG GTGATTGGTATAGTGGTCCTGCAGCAGATACTGAGACAGAACCTGATGAGGAATGggtgaaaaatagaaaagatgaATGTCGTGCTTTCCAGGAATGGGATGAAGATGCTGACATAGATGAATCTG aagaagCAGCTGAAGATTCACTTGCCATTAATATAGCACAAATGGAAAAACGTTTGCTTCATGGCTTAATTCAAAATGTCCTCCCACATGTAGGCTCCTCAGTGAAGACATTAGTACTAGCCTACAGTTCTGCAGTGTCTAGCAAAATG GTTAGACAGATCCTGGAGCTTTGTCCCAACTTGGAATATTTGGATCTCACTCAAACTGATGTTTCAGACTCTGCATTTGAAAG TTGGTCTTCACTTGGTTGTTGTCAAAATCTTCGCCACCTTGATCTGTCTGGATGTGAAAAAATCACGGATGTGGCGATAGAGAGGATTTCCAGAGCTCTGGGCATCATATCAACTCACCATAACAGGGGTTTTCTAAAAGGCTGCAGAAACAGGAATGCTAAGACCTTGTGGAAAAACAGAGAGATTACTCTGCAGTCCAGCAAGAAGTATAATTGTTTGCATGAAATCAACAATGAAGACTTTATCGAGGGGAGAGACAGTGAGCATCATTGGACTGACGCTGACAGCTCAGAAAACTTCAGTTCTGCGTACGTGTGGATGCTAGATGCAGATGATTTAGCTGACATCGAAGATGCTGCAGAGTGGAGACACAGGAATGTTGAAGGGTTTTGCCTCATGGAACCAACATCCCCTATTAATTGTCCTGCATCTTGCTGCAGTAGAGCCATTTATGGCTTAAGGACTAGAGGgtggcagcagcactgtgctTCTACTGACTTGATTTACTGCGGTCACTCATTTTGTTGTGCTGGGACGGCACTAAGAACTATTCAAGCACTTCCAGAGTCCTCTGCACTGTGTAGGAAAACAATAAGGACTAAACAGTCAGAGAAAAAAGACTTAACATACTCTGGGAGTGAAAAACCAGATGAAGAGACTGCACGAGTTCTTCAGTTTCTCAGTCTGTCTGGGTGTTACCAGATCACAGACCGTGCTCTCAG GGCGCTGACTCTGGGAGGAGGACTGCCACACTTGGAACACCTCAACCTCTCGGGTTGTCTCACTGTCACTGGGGCAGGCCTGCAGGATTTAGTTGCTGCATGCCCTTCGCTAAACGATGAACACTTTTACTACTGTGACAACATTAACG GTCCTCATGCTGAAACCGCCAGTGGATGCCAGAATTTGCAGTGTGGTTTTCGGGCCTGCTGCCGCTCTGGCGAATGA